The genome window GCCAAACGCGGGCACATCGGGTACGGGTCCGGCGCTGGCCGTGGCGCAGAAAGCCGTCGTGTTCGACCGGGACCACTACTACGTTATTGTGCAGACCGCCCCCAACAAATACGACGCCAGAGAGGTGAAGGTGGTGAAGAACACGACCCGTTATGCCTTCGTGGAGGGCGGAAATCTCAAACCCGGTGATGTCGTCGTGACGGAAGGTAGCTTGCTGTTATACAACGATTTGACTGATTAATTCATGAATAAATTCATTCGCGGCCTGATCAGCTTTGCCCTGACCAATCGGCTCACTATATTCTTTACGATTGGCCTCATTGTTGTGGCCGGCGTGGTTAGCTTCCTGAATACACCCGTAGAGACGTTCCCTGACGTTACCAACACCAACGTCATTGTTATCACGCAATGGCCGGGGCGGTCGGCGGAAGAGGTCGAACGGTTTGTCACGCTACCGCTCGAAACTGAACTGAATTCCGTGCCTCGCAAAAGCACATTACGGTCGGTGTCGCTCTTTGGCCTGTCAGTGGTGACGATGATTTTTGAGGACGGGGTCGATAACTTCACCGCTCAGACCAACGTAGCTAACCGCATTGCCGGTGTCGATCTGCCCGATGGGGTATCGGCGGAGATCGAACCGCCCTACGGACCAACCGGCGAAATCTACCGCTTTACGCTTGAAAGCAAGACGAAGGACATCACCGAGCTGAAGACCCTTCAGGATTGGGTCATCGAACGGCAGATCAAAAGTGTACCTGGTATTGCCGATGTGGTGAGTTTCGGCGGCAAGGTAAAAACCATCGAGGTGAGCCTGAACCCGACGCTGTTGGCCAATTACGGGTTCACCGCGCTGGATGTCGATCAGGCGATTCAGCAGAGCAACATCAACGTTGGCGGGGATGTTATCAAACAGGGCAACCAGGCGCTGGTGGTGCGGGGTATCGGGCTACTGACCAAACCCGAGGATGTGGCCGGAATCATCATCGATAACGTCAACGGGGCTCCCGTTCGGGTGCGCGACGTAGCGACGGTGCGTGAGTCGTTTCAACCGCGACTGGGTATTGTGGGCCGCGACAAGCAGGACGACGTGGTGGAGTGTATCGTGGTAATGCGGAAGGGCGAGAATCCCAACGACGTTATTCCGGCCCTGAAAGCGAAGATCGACGAGCTGAACAACCAGATTCTGCCCAAAGACGTGCGCATCAAAACGTTCTACGACCGCACGACGCTCAACAACTACACCCTGCATACCGTGGGTGAAAACGTGGGTATGGGTATTTTCCTGGTCACGGTGATCCTGTTGGTTTTCCTGGCCGACTGGCGCACGACCGTAACCGTTGCCATCGTAATTCCGCTGGCGTTATTGTTCGCCTTTATCTGTCTGCGTCTGCGCGGTATGACGGCTAACCTGTTGAGTATCGGGGCATTGGATTTTGGCATTATTATCGACGGAGCCGTCGTCATGGTCGAGGGGATCTTCGTGATGCTGGCCGTACGAGCCGAGAAATTGGGCATGACCAAGTTTAACGGGCGGGCCAAACTAAGCTGGCTGACCAATACCGCAACGGAACTGGGTAAATCCATTTTCACCTCCAAGCTCATCATTATTACCGCGTTGCTGCCTATTTTTAGCTTCCAGAAAGTAGAAGGGAAGCTGTTCAGTCCGCTGGCCTGGACCATTGGCTTTGCGCTGCTGGGTTCGCTGATCGTCAGCCTGACGCTGATTCCGTTGCTGTGCAGCATTCTGTTGAAAAAGAACGTGCGGGAGCGGCATAACCCGATTGTCGAAGGGCTCGAAAAAGGCTACGTTCCGGCGCTGGCCTGGGCGATCCGGAAACCGCGCACCATCATCGGCATTGCGCTCGGCGGACTGGCGTTCGCGCTCTATCTGTTCATGTTTCACATCGGTTCCGAGTTTTTGCCGCAGCTCAACGAAGGGTCCATTTATGTTCGGGCCAGTTTGCCGTATTCGGTCTCGCTCGATGAAAGCTACGCCTACACCCGCAAATTCAGAGCGGTTTTCGATGAGTTTCCGGAGGTGCGGGGTGTCATTTCGCAAACGGGCCGACCCAACGACGGCACGGACCCCACCGGATTCTTCAACAACGAATTTTTCGTCGATCTGTACCCGAAAGAAGAGTGGAAGCGGAACGTGACCAAGGACGAACTGGTGGCGGAGATGCAGCAGAAACTCGCCCGGTTCAAAGGCGTTTCCTTTAACTTTTCGCAGCCCATTTCGGACAACGTCGAAGAAGCCGTGTCGGGGGTGAAAGGCTCGATGGCGATCAAGATAGTTGGGCAGGACCTAAACGTACTCGACCGGGAAGCCACGCAGGTATTCAACGTGATGAAAACGATTCCGGGCGTCAGTGACCTGGGCGTCTTCCGGAACCTGGGCCAGCCGGAATTTCGGATTCAGCTCGATCAGCAGAAAATGGCGTTGTATAACGTGCCCACCGATGTGGCGCAGTCGGTCATTGAAACGGCTATCGGTGGCAAGACCGTAACGCAATACTACGAAGGCGAGCGCCGGTTCGATATTAAGGTTCGGTACGACGAACGGTTCCGGTATTCGCCCCAACTGATTGAGAACCTGTTAGTGCCGACGCGTTCCGGCAGCAAAATTCCGCTCAAAGAGCTGGCTGACATCGGTACGCGCTCTGGACCGGCGTTTATTTACCGGGAGAACAACGCCCGATTCATTGCCATCAAATTCTCCGTACGGGGCCGTGATCTGGGTAGTACCATTGCCGAGGCTCAGCAGAAAGTAGGCCAGCGGGTGAAACTGCCCGACGGCTTTCAGATGCGCTGGGCGGGTGAGTTTGAGAACCAGACGCGGGCCGAACGGCAGCTGTCGATTGTGGTGCCGATCAGTATCACGATCATCTTCCTCATTCTGCTTTTCACGTTCGGCAGTGCGCTGGATGCTACGCTGATTATCCTGAACGTGCCCTTCGCACTGATTGGCGGTATTCTGGCGCTCTGGCTGACGGGTATCAACTTCAGTATCTCGGCGGGGGTTGGTTTTATCTGCCTGTTCGGTGTTTCGGTACAGGATGGGGTTATTCTGATCAACCGATTCAAAGAAAATCTGCATAATAAGATACCGCTTGTGCAGGCGGTGCGCGAAGGGGCGCAGACGCGGGTTCGCCCCGTTGTGATGACCGCCCTGATGGCGTCGCTGGGTCTGCTGCCGGCTGCGCTGAGTACGGGGATTGGTTCGGAAACGCAGAAACCGCTAGCGATCGTGATGATTGGTGGCCTGATGACCTGTACCGTGCTGTCGCTGCTGATTCTGCCCGTCACCTATGAGTTGATTCACAAAGGCCGTGCCTGGCGCAAAGAGAAAAAAGCCGCGCAGGCCGCCAGCGAATCGACATCGTAAGCATACCGCGTTGAGCGGGTGGGCACTGGTAATTGTCGGTAGACGATTAATTTGCTGTGAATACATTCCCGGTGGGTGAAACAATTGTGTTTCGCCCACTATTTTTATGTCTGTATCGTACTCATCCCAACTAAAGAGAAGCTGGTTTGGCTAAGCCAGACAATCCGTTCAGGCTACCGTACTTATGTAGAGTAATATGAAACAGCTACGCTTATTTCTTTTCCTGCTCGCGCTGACGGGTGCGTGTCGTTCACGGGTCGACAGTCCCCGCGAGATGAACTCGACCAGCCTGCTTCGGCAGAAAGCCATTGACGAAATTCGTGAAGCCGACCAGCGATTCAGCGTGATGTCCGAAAAACAGGGAATGGCGAAAGCGTTTACGGCTTATGCCGCCGACGACGTGATCCGGATGAATGACGGGGCTGCGCCAACGGTTGGGTTCGATTCGTTGCGGGTACAGATGAGTCGGTTGCCCGCCAAAGGACCCGTGCTGACCTGGCAGGTGCTGAAGGCCGATGCCGCTCATTCGGGGGAGTTGGGATACACGTTTGGCCAATGGACGCTGACCAGAAAAGATGGAAAAGGAGCTTTGAACGCACAGTATGGCGTTTACGTCACCGTCTGGAAACGCCAGCGAAACGGCCAGTGGCGGTTTGTGCTGGATGGCGGCAACACCACGCCCGAGCCAAAATAAAGGCGGTGTTTTAGGGTTCGGTACGCATGGTTCAGGAGAACCGGCTACCTTTGCTGTACCCAACAACAAATAGCCGACTTGTCCATTACCCGTTCCATTGTAGACCGTCAAACCTCGGGCGGCACTTCCCTGTACTCGCTCTCGTTCTGGTTACTGTGCGCCAGTAACTTTCTGTTTTCGGCCAGCTTTCAGATGATGATCCCTGAGCTACCCGATTACCTGACGAAACTGGGTGGGCGGGAATATGTGGGTCTTATCATTGCGCTGTTTACTTTCACGGCGGGCGTTTCGCGTCCATTCAGCGGAAAAATCACGGATACAGTCGGCCGTGTTCCCGTCATGGCCTTCGGGTCGATTGTCTGCTTTTTCTGTGGCTTTTTATATCCGTATCTCATCACGGTCTGGGGCTTCCTGGCCCTTCGGCTCATCCATGGTTTCTCGACGGGAACAAAGCCGACGGCTACCTCGGCCTACGTTGCTGATGTGGTTCCGGCCAATCGCAGGGGCGAGGCTATGGGAACATTGGGCCTGTTTACAGCCATCGGTATGTCGCTGGGTCCCGCCATTGGGAGCTGGTTAGCTGATGACTACTCCATGAATGTTATGTTCTGGACGTCATCCGCCTTTGCGTTACTATCCATTCTTATCCTGCTTCAACTGCCCGAAACGCTGGTTACTAAACAGCCCTTTCGGTTTAGGTTACTGCGCCTGAAAAAGGAGGAAATTTTTGATAAGCAGGCGTTGCCGCCGTTCATCGTTCTGCTGCTGCAATCGTTTTCATCGGGCGTGATATTGACGGTCATTTCGACGGTGAGTTCGTCGCTTGGTATTGCCAACAAAGGCTTGTTTTTTACGGTCTATACCATTGCCTCGCTTGGCGTTCGGCTGCTGTTCAGCAAAACATCGGATCGGTACGGACGAGTCCCGATTCTGTTCATCTCCACGGTTGTGCTGGCCTTTTCGATGGTCCTGTTGACGCTCACTGATCCACTGGACAGCCATGCGCTCATCTGGTTCTGGACGGCCGCTATTTTTTACGGCATGTCGTGGGGGATGAACTCTCCAACCATCCAGGCCTGGACCGCCGATCTGAGCGACGAAAAGACCCGTGGACGCGCTATGGCGACCATGTATATTGCCCTTGAAGCTGGTATTGGTCTGGGGGCGGTGGTGTCGGGGTGGTTGCTCAATCACCTGGTGGGGGAAGCGGGAATCGACGCGTCGTTTATCGTGTCGGGCGGACTAGCCTTGGTTGCCGTCCTGTATCTGGGCTGGTTCTGGCGCCAACGGCAAAAGACCGGCCATCGCCCTATGAGCGAAGCTGACGAAATGGCGCTAGTCGATGGGGAACCATGATCGACGCAATTGAACCCAAAATCCGGCCTTTGGTGGATGCCCTGAACGCTTCGGGTCTCGTTCGCACGTTCTCCAGTTGTGAGGGACATTTCAATCCCGATGAACAGACAATCGTGGACCGAAATCGGGCTGACGTGCGGTTCGTACCCGCCGATGGTGTTTCACCCAGCGAGGTGGAGGCATTTTTGGCGACTATTCTAGCGCGTTTCAAGCGTCAGCATGGCCTGATTCCCGTTCATGTGCTGGGTTACCAACTGTACACGCCCATTGATGAGGAAACCGTTGAACAGACATTCGTTCTGGAACTTCGCCCATTCAATCGCTTTGATCCACCCGACCGCAAACGGGCTGATACGGACCACGCCATTGGGCAACTGGTGCGCATTGTCGTCGCGTAACTGACCCGTTTACCCTCACCGCCCGGCCCTCCCCGCAACGGCAGGCCGCCCAAAACAGGAGAGGGGCTACATGATGCAAAAAAGTCGTTTTGTCGTGAGGGGACAGGGTATCGAAAAAAAAGCCCCCTCTCCCGTTTCGGGCGGTCCGCCGTTGTGGGAGAGGGGTTGAGGTTGGGGAGGTCGGCAGGCAGCACCCACTACAAAATATATTGGCTCAAATCGCGGTTCTGGACCAGGCCGTTTAGTTTTTCGTTGACCAGCTCCTTCGTAACCACGACGTGCGCATTGGCACCGATTACGTCTGGAATATCGAACATGAAGTCATTCATCAGATGGCTGAGTACGGTTTGCAACCGCCGGGCACCGATATTTTCAACTTCCGCATTCACTTCGAATGCAATGTGGGCCAGCTCGCGAAGGGCATCATCCTGAAACGTCAGCTCGACCTGTTCAGCGGCTAGCATAGCTACGTATTGCTTGGTCAGGGCGTTTTTGGGCTCCTTCAGAATGTGGTAGAAATCATCTTCCGACAAACTTTGCAACTCCACCCGAATTGGGAAACGGCCCTGCAATTCCGGAATTAGATCGCTGGGTTTGGTTACGTGAAACGCACCAGCCGCGATAAACAGGATGTGATCGGTATGGATAACACCATACTTGGTATTCACCGCACTACCTTCCACGATCGGCAGTAAATCGCGCTGAACGCCCTCGCGGCTAACATCCGGCCCACCACCACCGTTGCCGGAGCGGGACGAAGCAACTTTGTCGATCTCGTCGATGAAAATGATCCCGGCATCTTCGGCTTTTCGGATCGCTTCTTCCTTCACTTCGTCCATATCGATCAGCTTGGCGGCTTCTTCTTCCAGCAGAATCGTGCGGGCTTCGGCGATGGTCACTTTACGTTTTTTGCCGCGTTTAGGCATCATACCGCCGATCATTTCCTGAATGTTCATCATGGAAAGATCGTCGACAGCACCACCCATAACACCAATATTCGGAGTCTGGCTTTGCTGAACGTCGATATCAATTTTCCGGTCGTCCATTTCGCCGGAGCGGATTTTCTCGCGGAATCGTTCGCGGGTGCGCTCATTCAATTCGGCGTCAGCGTCTTTCCCGTCGGTCTCGGAACCCACCTGACCCAGGACTGGCTTCACGGGCGGAATCAAAATGTCCAGAATAGCGTCCTCTGCGAGTTGCTGCGCCTTTACCTGAACCGCTTCTTTCTTGGCCGCACGCACCATATTGACCGACTGCTCGACCAGGTCGCGTACCATGCTTTCGACATCGCGACCGACGTAGCCGACTTCCGTAAACTTCGAGGCTTCGACCTTAATGAACGGTGCATCCGCAATCTTAGCGAGTCGTCGGGCAATTTCGGTCTTACCGACGCCCGTTGCCCCAATCATCAGAATATTGTTGGGCGTGATCTCGCGCTGCATGTCGGCGGTGCTGTTCATGCGACGCCAGCGATTACGCAGGGCAATGGCCACGTTGCGCTTGGCATCATTCTGGCCGATAATGTACTGGTCTAACTCTGCAACAATTTGCCGAGGTGTAAGGTCTTTGAGTATTTCAGTCATCGAAAAAACGGAGTAGCTTCTGCAACCCCGTCAAAGAAACACAGGAAACGCGAAAATGTGCGAAAGACACGTGATTTTTTGGGAATCGTGCCGTTTGGGCCGTGAGCGGCACGATTCGGTTTCGCACGCTGCCCGCCCCATAGCCATGAGCTTATCAAATTCGATCAAAAACGACTTGACTGGCGCTCGCGCTACTTGACGAACCGGTCCAGGTCGATACGCATGGACAACTGACTGGTTCCGGCGGTAGGCACCGATGAAAAACGGGCGTAGGTGAGCTGGAAGCCCCGCGCCTGCACCGAAGCGCCGAATGAAATACCCGCGCCCCCGCTGCCCGTCGTCAGTTTGCCTTCCTGCCGTTTCTGATGATTGTAGCCAACCAGCAGATGCACGTACCGGCTGACGAGCAGTTCGGCCCCAACGCTCAAATGGCGGGCAATCTTTTCCGGTACGCTCGTCGTCTGCGGAATAAGGTTGCCATTCAGATCATACCGGACAGTCAGGTTGGGGTCGTTGTAGCTAATGTCGAACCGTTGGAGATGATGAGCCGTCACCGTTAACCGGATGGGGGCGTGTCTGGGTTTGACCGTCAACCCGGCCTGCAAATCGAAGGGCAGATCCGCATCGGCCGGACCATAATTTTTGAGTAAATACCCGACGTTTTTAGCGACCAGGCCAATGGTTAATTCCTGTTTGGGGTGCCGCCAGACCCCGCCCAGATCGGCCAGAATCCCGAAGGCTGAATACGTCTCGATGCTTGATCCAACGGCCTTAATCGTAGCGCCCAGCGTAAAATTGCCTTCCGTGCGGGCGTGGGTCAGGCTCAGGGCGTAGTCGTTGGCGGAGAAGGTGCCCAATGAGTTGCCCGCCGGGTCGGTGAGGTCAAACTGACCGTAGCTGAGGTATTGCAAACCCGCAGCCCAGCGGGAATGCCGGTCCGGTTCTTTTGACCCAAAAGGCAATCCGTATTGCAGGGTGTAATACTTAGCCGCGGCCAGATATGGCATCAGGCTGATCGCCAGTTGGTTGTCGTTGATGGAGTCGGCCAGGGCGGGGTTGTTGAGGTGATAGGCACCATCCGGTTGTGTCGCCGTTGCCACCTGCCCGCCCAGCGCGGCAACCCGGGCGTGTGTTGGCAGGTCCAGGAATGAAAAAACGCGCTGTCCACCGAGCGTCTGAGCCCCGGCCCAGCGGGAAAGAAAAAGTAAGACAATCAGTCCCAGGAAACGGTTCCGCACAGATCGAACGACTAGTGATTTCGACAAATGTCGGCGAAAAAGCCTGAAAGCTCAATAGCCTGATTCGAATCGGCCATAGGTAAAAACGAATGCAGGTTTATTCCACGGACAAACGCAATCTAACCCGTAGGATTCGGGAAGAAAATTTAACTTTGCCTGATTCGCTTTCGCTAAGACCAACCCTCATGCAGACTGAAACCCGACCCGACCCTGACTTTTCATCGACCGCAGACCCTACCAAAACCAATATACTGGCCCAAAAGCACGCGGAAGCTGAACTTGGTGGCGGCCAGAAGCGCATCGACGCGCAACACGCAAAAGGGAAGCTCACGGCTCGTGAACGCATTGCTCTGCTTGTCGATGAAGGATCGTTCGAAGAAATCGGCAAGTTCGTCATGCACCGGACCCGCGATTTTGGCCTCGACAAAGAACATTATCTCGGTGATGGGGTCGTCACGGGGTATGGTACGGTCAATGGGCGGCTAACCTACGTTTTCGCCCAGGATTTTACGGTCTTTGGCGGTGCGCTGTCAGAAACACACGCCGAGAAGATTTGTAAACTCATGGATCTGGCGCTGCAAAATGGCGCTCCCCTGATCGGATTGAACGACTCCGGTGGTGCCCGTATTCAGGAGGGAGTACTGTCGCTGGCGGGGTATGCCGATATTTTCTACCGAAACACCAAGGCTTCGGGCGTAATTCCGCAACTATCGGCCATTATGGGCCCCTGCGCAGGTGGTGCTGTATACAGTCCGGCGATCACCGATTTTATTTTCATGGTCGAGCATACGAGCTATATGTTCGTGACCGGCCCGAACGTGGTCAAGACCGTTACGCACGAAACCGTTACCGCCGAAGAACTGGGCGGAGCCAGCACCCACAGCACCAAATCGGGTGTTACGCACTTCGCCTGTGCGAACGAACTGGCTTGTATTCAGGATATTAAGCGACTCCTTAGCTATATTCCGCAGAATTGCGAAGATGATCCCGCGCTGCTTCCCTACGAGGCACAGGATGAGTCACGACCGGGGCTGAACACGATCATTCCCGGCAATCCGAACCAGCCTTACGACATGCGCGACGTAATCGAGGAACTGGTCGATACCGCTAGTTTTATGGAAGTGCATAAAAACTACGCCGAAAATATTGTTGTTGGTTTTGCCCGGATCGGGGGGCGCAGCATTGGCGTCGTTGGCAACCAGCCCTCGGTGCTGGCGGGCGTACTCGACATCAACGCCAGTACTAAAGCGGCCCGTTTTGTGCGGTTCTGCGATTGCTTTAACGTGCCGCTGCTGGTGCTCGAAGACGTTCCCGGCTTTTTGCCCGGTACCGATCAGGAGTGGAATGGCATTATTACGAACGGAGCCAAGTTGCTGTTCGCTTTTTGCGAAGCTACCGTTCCCCGCGTCACGGTCATTACGCGTAAAGCCTACGGCGGTGCCTACGACGTCATGAACTCGAAGCATATCGGTGCCGACCTTAACTACGCCTGGCCTACCGCCGAAATCGCCGTTATGGGAGCCAGCGGGGCCGCCGAAATTATATTCAAACGCGAAATTGCGGAAGCCGAAGACCCGCAGGCCAAACTTCAGGAGAAAGTGCAGGAATACACTGAGAAGTTTGCCAACCCGTACCGGGCTGCGCATCGGGGCTACATCGACGAAGTGATCAGGCCCGATCAGACGCGCCAGAAATTGATCCGGGCGTTTGGTATGCTGGAAAACAAGGTAGCCGCCATGCCAAAGAAAAAACACGGCAACATTCCATTGTAATCTGGGTAGTGCGAACGGTCGGCCGTT of Spirosoma agri contains these proteins:
- the porQ gene encoding type IX secretion system protein PorQ, giving the protein MRNRFLGLIVLLFLSRWAGAQTLGGQRVFSFLDLPTHARVAALGGQVATATQPDGAYHLNNPALADSINDNQLAISLMPYLAAAKYYTLQYGLPFGSKEPDRHSRWAAGLQYLSYGQFDLTDPAGNSLGTFSANDYALSLTHARTEGNFTLGATIKAVGSSIETYSAFGILADLGGVWRHPKQELTIGLVAKNVGYLLKNYGPADADLPFDLQAGLTVKPRHAPIRLTVTAHHLQRFDISYNDPNLTVRYDLNGNLIPQTTSVPEKIARHLSVGAELLVSRYVHLLVGYNHQKRQEGKLTTGSGGAGISFGASVQARGFQLTYARFSSVPTAGTSQLSMRIDLDRFVK
- a CDS encoding YybH family protein yields the protein MKQLRLFLFLLALTGACRSRVDSPREMNSTSLLRQKAIDEIREADQRFSVMSEKQGMAKAFTAYAADDVIRMNDGAAPTVGFDSLRVQMSRLPAKGPVLTWQVLKADAAHSGELGYTFGQWTLTRKDGKGALNAQYGVYVTVWKRQRNGQWRFVLDGGNTTPEPK
- a CDS encoding acyl-CoA carboxylase subunit beta is translated as MQTETRPDPDFSSTADPTKTNILAQKHAEAELGGGQKRIDAQHAKGKLTARERIALLVDEGSFEEIGKFVMHRTRDFGLDKEHYLGDGVVTGYGTVNGRLTYVFAQDFTVFGGALSETHAEKICKLMDLALQNGAPLIGLNDSGGARIQEGVLSLAGYADIFYRNTKASGVIPQLSAIMGPCAGGAVYSPAITDFIFMVEHTSYMFVTGPNVVKTVTHETVTAEELGGASTHSTKSGVTHFACANELACIQDIKRLLSYIPQNCEDDPALLPYEAQDESRPGLNTIIPGNPNQPYDMRDVIEELVDTASFMEVHKNYAENIVVGFARIGGRSIGVVGNQPSVLAGVLDINASTKAARFVRFCDCFNVPLLVLEDVPGFLPGTDQEWNGIITNGAKLLFAFCEATVPRVTVITRKAYGGAYDVMNSKHIGADLNYAWPTAEIAVMGASGAAEIIFKREIAEAEDPQAKLQEKVQEYTEKFANPYRAAHRGYIDEVIRPDQTRQKLIRAFGMLENKVAAMPKKKHGNIPL
- a CDS encoding MFS transporter, which produces MSITRSIVDRQTSGGTSLYSLSFWLLCASNFLFSASFQMMIPELPDYLTKLGGREYVGLIIALFTFTAGVSRPFSGKITDTVGRVPVMAFGSIVCFFCGFLYPYLITVWGFLALRLIHGFSTGTKPTATSAYVADVVPANRRGEAMGTLGLFTAIGMSLGPAIGSWLADDYSMNVMFWTSSAFALLSILILLQLPETLVTKQPFRFRLLRLKKEEIFDKQALPPFIVLLLQSFSSGVILTVISTVSSSLGIANKGLFFTVYTIASLGVRLLFSKTSDRYGRVPILFISTVVLAFSMVLLTLTDPLDSHALIWFWTAAIFYGMSWGMNSPTIQAWTADLSDEKTRGRAMATMYIALEAGIGLGAVVSGWLLNHLVGEAGIDASFIVSGGLALVAVLYLGWFWRQRQKTGHRPMSEADEMALVDGEP
- the hslU gene encoding ATP-dependent protease ATPase subunit HslU, with product MTEILKDLTPRQIVAELDQYIIGQNDAKRNVAIALRNRWRRMNSTADMQREITPNNILMIGATGVGKTEIARRLAKIADAPFIKVEASKFTEVGYVGRDVESMVRDLVEQSVNMVRAAKKEAVQVKAQQLAEDAILDILIPPVKPVLGQVGSETDGKDADAELNERTRERFREKIRSGEMDDRKIDIDVQQSQTPNIGVMGGAVDDLSMMNIQEMIGGMMPKRGKKRKVTIAEARTILLEEEAAKLIDMDEVKEEAIRKAEDAGIIFIDEIDKVASSRSGNGGGGPDVSREGVQRDLLPIVEGSAVNTKYGVIHTDHILFIAAGAFHVTKPSDLIPELQGRFPIRVELQSLSEDDFYHILKEPKNALTKQYVAMLAAEQVELTFQDDALRELAHIAFEVNAEVENIGARRLQTVLSHLMNDFMFDIPDVIGANAHVVVTKELVNEKLNGLVQNRDLSQYIL
- a CDS encoding efflux RND transporter permease subunit, with translation MNKFIRGLISFALTNRLTIFFTIGLIVVAGVVSFLNTPVETFPDVTNTNVIVITQWPGRSAEEVERFVTLPLETELNSVPRKSTLRSVSLFGLSVVTMIFEDGVDNFTAQTNVANRIAGVDLPDGVSAEIEPPYGPTGEIYRFTLESKTKDITELKTLQDWVIERQIKSVPGIADVVSFGGKVKTIEVSLNPTLLANYGFTALDVDQAIQQSNINVGGDVIKQGNQALVVRGIGLLTKPEDVAGIIIDNVNGAPVRVRDVATVRESFQPRLGIVGRDKQDDVVECIVVMRKGENPNDVIPALKAKIDELNNQILPKDVRIKTFYDRTTLNNYTLHTVGENVGMGIFLVTVILLVFLADWRTTVTVAIVIPLALLFAFICLRLRGMTANLLSIGALDFGIIIDGAVVMVEGIFVMLAVRAEKLGMTKFNGRAKLSWLTNTATELGKSIFTSKLIIITALLPIFSFQKVEGKLFSPLAWTIGFALLGSLIVSLTLIPLLCSILLKKNVRERHNPIVEGLEKGYVPALAWAIRKPRTIIGIALGGLAFALYLFMFHIGSEFLPQLNEGSIYVRASLPYSVSLDESYAYTRKFRAVFDEFPEVRGVISQTGRPNDGTDPTGFFNNEFFVDLYPKEEWKRNVTKDELVAEMQQKLARFKGVSFNFSQPISDNVEEAVSGVKGSMAIKIVGQDLNVLDREATQVFNVMKTIPGVSDLGVFRNLGQPEFRIQLDQQKMALYNVPTDVAQSVIETAIGGKTVTQYYEGERRFDIKVRYDERFRYSPQLIENLLVPTRSGSKIPLKELADIGTRSGPAFIYRENNARFIAIKFSVRGRDLGSTIAEAQQKVGQRVKLPDGFQMRWAGEFENQTRAERQLSIVVPISITIIFLILLFTFGSALDATLIILNVPFALIGGILALWLTGINFSISAGVGFICLFGVSVQDGVILINRFKENLHNKIPLVQAVREGAQTRVRPVVMTALMASLGLLPAALSTGIGSETQKPLAIVMIGGLMTCTVLSLLILPVTYELIHKGRAWRKEKKAAQAASESTS